TATTAAGAAAAAACCTCGCGATGCGAGGTTTTTTTATGCCTGAAAATCAGTGCGCGTGAATCACCACCCACATTGGGCCCTGGCCCACCGCATAGCGGCCTTTCTCTTCCAGTAGCCCCTGCTCGCCGTTAATTTTGTACACGGCGGCATGGTGGGATTTCTGCCCAACGGCAACCAGATATTTGCCGCTGTGATCGATATTAAAGCCGCGAGGCTGCTCTTCCGTCGGCTGGTAACCTTCAATGTTCAGCACGCTGCCGTCTTCGGAAACGCTGAACACGGTGATGATACTGGCGGTACGGTCGCAGGCGTACAGGTGGCGGCCATCCGGCGTGATATGAATATCCGCAGCCCAGCGGGTGCCGGAGAAGCCCGGCGGCATAAAGTCCAGCGTCTGCACGCATTCGATTTTGCCGTGTGGGTCGCGCAGTTCCCAGACATCAACGGTGCTGTTCAGCTCGTTAACGCAGTACGCATACTGCTGATTGGGGTGAAACACCATATGCCGCGGGCCTGCGCCCTCAACGGTCGTCACCTCGGCAGGCGTTTGTGCCACCAGCTTGCC
This region of Cedecea lapagei genomic DNA includes:
- the pgl gene encoding 6-phosphogluconolactonase; amino-acid sequence: MKQTVYTASPESQQIHVWTLHASGEMTLVQVVDAPGQVQPMVISPDKRFLYVGVRPEFRVIAYRITPDDGSLTEVGVAPLPGSPTHISTDRKGRFLFSASYNAANIAVISLENEGLPGETVDVVEGLDGCHSANISPDNRTLWTPALKQDRICLFTLSDDGKLVAQTPAEVTTVEGAGPRHMVFHPNQQYAYCVNELNSTVDVWELRDPHGKIECVQTLDFMPPGFSGTRWAADIHITPDGRHLYACDRTASIITVFSVSEDGSVLNIEGYQPTEEQPRGFNIDHSGKYLVAVGQKSHHAAVYKINGEQGLLEEKGRYAVGQGPMWVVIHAH